The window CGACCGGCAGCGCCAATTTTTTCTGGGCAGCCAAAGTCAGCAGCTCCACAATCAAAGCCTTTTTGCGTTCCGCCGGCAGCTGCTGATTCACAGCGCTGGCCCAAAAGCCTTTCACCGTGGCCTGCTTAAAGATCAGGTCGCCGGATGCAATCTGCATGGCTTCCCCGCTCATGCTGCCGAATGAAACCAGCAAGCTGTTTTCGCTGAGCAGGGCCAGCAATTCGCCGCTGGCAGCGCCGCCAATCGAATCCACCCCGGCCATGAGCGGCTGACCGCCATGCATGGCTTTGACCTGCTCCCGCCAATCGGCCTGATCGGCGGCAACCACATGCTGAATGCCCAGCGCCTGCAGTTCAGCCACGGCACTGCTGCGGCGCACCAGATTAATCACCTGCTGGCCGCGGGCCTGCGCAATCATGGCAACGGTTTTGCCGACTGCGCCGTTTGCGGTGTTCTGAATCAGCCACTGCCCCGGCTGCAAATTGACAAAGTCCAGCAGCATTAAGGCGCTGATCGGCATCCCGATCAATTGCGCGGCCGTTTCATCATCAATCGCATCATTTAAAGGCACAACGCCTTGGGCCGGCGCAATAAAATATTCAGCCCAGCTGCCGTGCACCGCCGCCACCGCCACGCGCTGCCCAAGAGCAACGCCGCTGACGCCTTCGCCCAAGGCGTCAATTACGCCCACCGCTTCGCTGCCGCCAATGGCAGGCAATGCCGGCTTATAGCCGTAGTTGCCGCGGACAGTCCAGACATCATGATTGTGCATGGGTGACAGAATGGTCTTGATGCGGACTTCGCCCGCCTGCGGTTCAGGCTGCGGCATCTCTGCCAGCTGCAGCACCTCTGCAGGCTCGCCAAAATTACAATGAATAATGCTTCGCATGATTTATTCCTTTATCGGTTCTAACAGCTGCTGCGTGGTTTCCAAAGCTAAATACAGCGGCGCTTTGTCCTGCGCCAGTTTCGCCAGCAAGGCTGCGCCCAGCCACAGCTGATACATCACTTGGGCCATTTTGGCCGGGTCAATCCGCTGCGGAATTGAGCCTTCCTGCTGCCCTTCCCGCAATAATGCCGCGATCCGTTCCGTGAGCCTGGCCACGCCAAAATTCAGAATCTGGCGCATATCTTCCGACAGGTCTGAAACTTCGGCAGCCAGTTTTACAATCAGGCAATTTTCCGCCCAGCCGCCATGCACCGGGTCTTCAATCCACGCCTGCCACAGCGCCATCAGGCGCGCATAAGCGCTGCCGTCCGCCTGCTGCCAAAGCTGCTCTATACGGAC is drawn from Acinetobacter sp. WCHAc010034 and contains these coding sequences:
- a CDS encoding zinc-binding dehydrogenase; this translates as MRSIIHCNFGEPAEVLQLAEMPQPEPQAGEVRIKTILSPMHNHDVWTVRGNYGYKPALPAIGGSEAVGVIDALGEGVSGVALGQRVAVAAVHGSWAEYFIAPAQGVVPLNDAIDDETAAQLIGMPISALMLLDFVNLQPGQWLIQNTANGAVGKTVAMIAQARGQQVINLVRRSSAVAELQALGIQHVVAADQADWREQVKAMHGGQPLMAGVDSIGGAASGELLALLSENSLLVSFGSMSGEAMQIASGDLIFKQATVKGFWASAVNQQLPAERKKALIVELLTLAAQKKLALPVEGVFSFEQIHSAALKAVEGARQGKVLLKP
- a CDS encoding TetR/AcrR family transcriptional regulator, with the protein product MKRSDKSAAVRQHILNTSFKLVLRKGFAGVGLQEILTACDVPKGSFYHYFASKEAFGCALLEQYIADYKVRIEQLWQQADGSAYARLMALWQAWIEDPVHGGWAENCLIVKLAAEVSDLSEDMRQILNFGVARLTERIAALLREGQQEGSIPQRIDPAKMAQVMYQLWLGAALLAKLAQDKAPLYLALETTQQLLEPIKE